One segment of Sesamum indicum cultivar Zhongzhi No. 13 linkage group LG4, S_indicum_v1.0, whole genome shotgun sequence DNA contains the following:
- the LOC110011893 gene encoding uncharacterized protein LOC110011893 — protein MAMTEYSSSHGNDAILRGIPDPEFMQLQSSDHPGMVMVSALLTGSNYFAWSRAVKRALIAKMKVDFIDGTIVCPRTNTDEFRKWNRIDSMVTTWILNCMIKELAESFMYVGSSRELWIELEDRYGESNSPLIYQLQREIRQVTEGNMSVIEYYTKLKRLWDELMCLAPMPICICTNCTCRINKAMADMVASNQLIQFLVGLNSVYEQARSQILLLEPLPTVTKAYSMLIRMEKQIQMSLGNMETNSGAAFQIKG, from the coding sequence ATGGCGATGACAGAGTACAGTAGTTCTCATGGAAATGATGCCATATTGCGAGGCATCCCAGATCCAGAGTTTATGCAGTTACAGTCGTCGGATCACCCAGGAATGGTGATGGTGTCAGCTCTGCTCACTGGCAGTAATTATTTTGCCTGGAGCAGAGCAGTTAAGAGAGCTCTCATTGCTAAAATGAAGGTTGATTTCATTGACGGAACAATTGTTTGTCCTCGAACTAATACAGACGAGTTCAGGAAATGGAATCGTATTGACTCTATGGTTACAACCTGGATTCTTAATTGCATGATAAAAGAATTGGCAGAATCTTTTATGTATGTTGGTTCATCACGAGAGTTATGGATCGAGTTAGAAGATCGCTATGGTGAGAGTAATAGTCCATTAATCTATCAACTGCAGAGAGAAATTAGGCAGGTAACAGAAGGTAACATGTCTGTAATCgaatattacacaaaattgaAACGTTTGTGGGATGAGCTTATGTGTTTGGCACCTATGCCAATATGTATTTGCACAAATTGCACCTGCAGAATTAACAAAGCCATGGCTGATATGGTGGCTTCGAATCAATTAATACAGTTTTTGGTTGGCCTTAATTCTGTGTATGAACAAGCACGCAGTCAGATATTGCTGCTAGAACCTTTGCCTACAGTTACCAAGGCCTACTCTATGCTCATTAGGATGgagaaacaaattcaaatgagCTTAGGCAACATGGAAACGAATAGTGGTGCTGCATTCCAGATTAAAGGGTAG